A single genomic interval of Daucus carota subsp. sativus chromosome 1, DH1 v3.0, whole genome shotgun sequence harbors:
- the LOC135148189 gene encoding putative F-box protein At5g62660, with the protein MTTLSDLPDHLLLCQIFTRLPVKFLIVLTSVCKSWLALISSRFFVEAHLSRFHMNPDNHQLLLHHPFSRNIIISPVNFFGNPHSSMIPIPATEDLIDTSGSGISRNLWSSSQDFLNSMHTFVGSVNGLVCSSRPPLRPTNVTIWNPATHRCKNISVPRIDIKYVWSILVGFGFNFVVNDYKIVCIYELGLELQNPSYRFRLYSCKDNSWKELKPNFPLQLIFVECVVVKANPYWMCLCNQRRNEFWVKVDVKTEEIQMFKGPEYVKKDTTSSSNMALGDFVAQAVCSPGAQANDMIHIYTLEENAGVWMRMYSFGLPGVQRPVRLKCFKNGK; encoded by the coding sequence ATGACAACTCTGAGCGATCTCCCTGATCATCTCCTCCTGTGCCAAATCTTCACCCGCCTTCCAGTGAAGTTCCTAATCGTCCTCACCAGCGTCTGCAAGTCCTGGCTGGCATTGATCTCGTCTCGATTCTTCGTCGAAGCTCATCTCTCTCGGTTTCATATGAATCCAGATAACCATCAGCTTCTTCTCCACCACCCTTTCAGTAGAAATATCATCATTTCACCAGTCAATTTCTTTGGAAACCCTCACAGTTCTATGATCCCAATTCCTGCAACTGAAGACCTAATTGATACAAGTGGTTCGGGCATCTCAAGGAATTTGTGGTCGTCAAGTCAAGATTTTCTGAATTCGATGCATACATTTGTGGGATCCGTTAACGGGCTCGTATGTTCCTCTAGACCACCTCTCAGGCCTACTAATGTGACTATTTGGAACCCTGCAACTCATAGATGTAAGAATATCTCGGTGCCCCGTATTGATATTAAATATGTGTGGAGCATCCTAGTTGGTTTTGGATTCAATTTTGTTGTAAATGATTATAAGATTGTCTGCATCTATGAACTTGGACTTGAGCTGCAGAATCCGTCATATAGGTTTCGATTGTATTCATGTAAGGATAATTCTTGGAAAGAATTGAAGCCTAATTTTCCATTGCAATTGATTTTTGTTGAGTGCGTGGTTGTCAAGGCGAATCCTTACTGGATGTGTCTTTGTAATCAACGTCGGAATGAATTCTGGGTGAAAGTTGACGTTAAAACTGAGGAAATCCAAATGTTCAAGGGGCCTGAGTATGTTAAGAAAGACACTACTTCTAGCTCTAATATGGCGCTAGGTGATTTTGTTGCACAGGCAGTGTGTTCACCTGGTGCTCAAGCAAATGACATGATTCATATTTACACTCTCGAGGAAAATGCCGGTGTTTGGATGAGGATGTACAGCTTTGGATTACCTGGGGTGCAGAGGCCTGTGAGACTTAAGTGCTTTAAAAACGGTAAATAG